The following coding sequences lie in one Terriglobia bacterium genomic window:
- a CDS encoding amidohydrolase family protein: MKRLLATLLFLCCCSFGQTTLSPAVKAFVTVDAPAIALTNVRVIDGTGAPARENQMIIIRNGRIESVQAQPHDQLLTKDTKVLDLSGHTVIPGLVGMHDHLFYPGALTPIHYSEDDFSAPRLYLAGGVTTIRTTGSIDGYTDISLRRDIDSGRSPGPKIFPTAPYLEGAGAYTGQMHELKDADDARRTVAYWAEEGANNFKAYMHITRAELSAAIDEAHKRGLKVTGHLCSIGFHEAAALGIDDLEHGLLVDGDLDLPFDAMGFSNPEHGINKPPINHPGKQPDQCPEQSLIRDSLLTLPIDHSVVQQIIKDLIAHHVAVTSTLPVFETFVPNRPSMSLPPTSANAPPQPSPYMRRVLDSMLPESRNDYLTTRARIAGAKDSPWPELFKKEMQFEYAFAKAGGLLLAGLDPTGYGGVVPGFGDQREVELLVEAGFTPIEAIKIATLNGAQWLGVADKIGSIAPGKHADLVVIKGDPSTNISDIENVETVFKDGVGYDSAKLIESARGKVGLH; this comes from the coding sequence ATGAAACGACTGCTCGCCACTCTCCTGTTCCTCTGCTGCTGTTCCTTCGGGCAGACCACGCTCTCTCCCGCCGTGAAGGCTTTTGTCACCGTGGACGCGCCCGCCATCGCGCTCACCAATGTACGTGTCATTGACGGAACCGGTGCGCCCGCGCGCGAGAACCAGATGATCATCATTCGCAACGGGCGAATCGAGAGCGTCCAGGCGCAGCCCCACGATCAACTCCTGACAAAAGACACCAAGGTTCTCGACCTTTCCGGCCACACCGTAATCCCCGGCCTCGTCGGCATGCACGACCATCTCTTCTATCCTGGCGCGCTCACGCCCATTCACTACAGCGAAGACGATTTCTCCGCGCCGCGCTTGTATCTCGCGGGCGGCGTCACCACTATCCGCACCACCGGCTCCATCGACGGCTACACCGACATCAGCCTCAGGCGTGACATTGACTCCGGCCGCTCGCCCGGCCCCAAGATTTTTCCTACCGCCCCTTACTTGGAAGGTGCCGGCGCCTATACCGGCCAGATGCACGAATTGAAGGACGCCGATGACGCCCGCCGCACCGTCGCCTACTGGGCCGAGGAGGGCGCCAACAATTTCAAGGCGTACATGCACATCACCCGCGCCGAGTTGAGCGCCGCGATAGACGAAGCCCACAAGCGCGGGCTCAAAGTCACCGGCCACCTCTGCTCGATCGGTTTCCACGAGGCTGCCGCGCTCGGCATTGACGACCTCGAGCACGGGCTGCTGGTAGACGGAGATCTTGACTTGCCATTCGATGCGATGGGCTTTTCCAACCCTGAACACGGTATCAACAAGCCGCCAATCAATCACCCGGGCAAGCAGCCAGACCAGTGCCCTGAACAATCGCTGATTCGGGATTCGCTGCTGACGCTCCCTATCGATCATTCCGTGGTTCAGCAGATCATCAAGGACCTCATCGCGCACCATGTCGCGGTCACCTCGACTCTTCCGGTGTTCGAGACCTTCGTCCCCAATCGCCCTTCGATGTCGCTTCCGCCCACCTCTGCCAACGCGCCGCCGCAACCTTCGCCCTACATGCGGCGCGTGCTCGACAGCATGCTGCCCGAATCGCGCAACGACTACCTCACCACGCGCGCTCGCATCGCCGGCGCCAAAGATTCGCCCTGGCCCGAACTGTTCAAGAAGGAAATGCAGTTTGAATACGCCTTCGCCAAGGCGGGCGGCCTGCTGCTCGCCGGACTCGATCCCACCGGCTACGGCGGCGTGGTGCCTGGTTTTGGCGACCAGCGCGAAGTCGAACTGCTGGTGGAAGCCGGATTTACTCCGATCGAGGCCATCAAGATTGCTACCCTCAACGGTGCGCAATGGCTCGGCGTTGCCGACAAGATCGGCAGCATCGCCCCCGGCAAACACGCCGACCTTGTCGTCATAAAAGGCGATCCTTCGACTAATATCTCCGACATTGAAAACGTCGAGACCGTCTTCAAAGACGGCGTGGGCTACGACTCCGCCAAGCTGATCGAGTCCGCCCGCGGCAAGGTCGGATTGCACTAG
- a CDS encoding Maf family protein translates to MLVLASSSPRRQELLRNAGIAFRVRPADVPEVPRPGEPPLDYAQRLARDKARAVRQQVAARDLVLGADTIVVVDEHILEKPADAAAAARMLRLLSGRMHQVTTAVCLIGEGFEDVGAEITEVTFDPLTEEDIAFYVAHGEPMDKAGAYAIQGIASRWICRLDGCYFNVVGLPVPLVYRMLRERGWQ, encoded by the coding sequence ATGCTCGTGCTCGCCTCCTCCTCCCCGCGGCGCCAAGAGTTGCTGCGCAACGCCGGCATCGCGTTCCGCGTGCGCCCGGCCGACGTGCCCGAAGTGCCGCGCCCGGGCGAGCCGCCGCTCGACTACGCGCAGCGCTTGGCGCGTGATAAAGCCCGCGCCGTCCGCCAGCAGGTCGCCGCCAGAGACTTGGTTTTGGGCGCGGACACCATCGTCGTCGTGGACGAGCACATCCTGGAAAAGCCCGCCGATGCCGCCGCTGCTGCGCGCATGCTGCGGCTGCTCTCCGGGCGCATGCATCAGGTCACTACCGCTGTCTGCCTAATAGGAGAAGGGTTCGAGGATGTGGGCGCCGAGATCACCGAAGTAACGTTTGATCCTCTGACCGAAGAAGACATCGCGTTCTATGTCGCTCACGGAGAGCCCATGGACAAGGCGGGCGCCTACGCGATTCAGGGCATCGCGTCACGCTGGATCTGCCGCTTGGATGGCTGCTACTTCAACGTGGTGGGGCTGCCGGTACCGCTGGTGTATCGCATGTTGCGCGAGCGCGGCTGGCAGTGA
- the tatA gene encoding twin-arginine translocase TatA/TatE family subunit — protein sequence MLGKLGLPEILVIAAIALLIFGPGRLSELGKGLGEGIRNFRSSLKEGEQPAEKK from the coding sequence ATGCTTGGCAAATTGGGGTTGCCCGAAATCCTCGTCATCGCCGCGATTGCCCTGCTGATCTTTGGGCCGGGACGGTTGTCGGAGCTGGGCAAAGGTCTGGGCGAAGGCATCCGCAACTTCAGGTCGTCGCTGAAGGAAGGCGAGCAGCCAGCGGAAAAGAAGTGA
- a CDS encoding malonic semialdehyde reductase yields MDRLNDEALNLLFREARTHIAWLDKPVSDDTLRQIYEVMKWGPTSANGSPARLVFLRSREAKERLRPALASGNVEKTMTAPVTVIVAYDLKFYDKLPKLFPHNLAMRDVFVGNPQLIEITAKRNSSLQGAYLMLAARALGLDCGPMSGFDNAKVDEAFFAAGKCHDCGQEFFSEGHVKSNFLCNLGYGDHARLFPRGPRLDFSEACTLL; encoded by the coding sequence ATGGACAGGCTAAACGATGAGGCGCTCAATCTTCTCTTCCGCGAGGCGCGTACTCACATTGCGTGGCTCGACAAGCCGGTAAGCGACGACACCCTGCGCCAGATATACGAAGTGATGAAATGGGGTCCGACCAGCGCCAATGGTTCCCCTGCCCGCCTCGTATTTCTCCGCTCACGCGAGGCCAAGGAGAGACTGCGGCCGGCATTGGCATCCGGTAACGTTGAAAAAACCATGACCGCGCCGGTCACCGTGATCGTCGCATACGACCTCAAGTTCTACGACAAGCTGCCGAAATTGTTTCCCCACAACCTCGCCATGCGCGATGTGTTTGTCGGCAATCCACAGCTCATTGAAATCACCGCCAAGCGCAACTCGTCACTGCAGGGCGCCTATCTGATGTTGGCGGCGCGTGCGCTGGGTCTGGATTGCGGGCCGATGTCAGGGTTCGATAACGCCAAGGTCGACGAAGCGTTCTTTGCGGCAGGCAAGTGCCACGATTGCGGACAGGAGTTCTTTTCCGAAGGCCACGTTAAATCGAACTTCCTCTGCAATCTCGGCTACGGCGATCATGCCAGGCTTTTTCCGCGCGGTCCGCGCCTGGATTTCAGCGAGGCATGCACCCTGCTCTGA